In the genome of Palaemon carinicauda isolate YSFRI2023 chromosome 20, ASM3689809v2, whole genome shotgun sequence, one region contains:
- the LOC137660192 gene encoding dual specificity protein kinase shkD-like, translated as MSMQMGDSSDMIYGSSSGGVLGRIRSRSGREKIIWAVNIALGITVFGFIIGVAVIRSRISDDLQHITELREQVRQCEANYTSSTVSPFTPPQNWTSETTLAPTTPGQITSIRTTTMTTTHKTAKPKSTTASASTTSGSTSESSTGTSTTTESPKPSTVASTTSEAPETTTVKNYNFRGSRNHGGKNYNFRGSRNHGGKNYNFRGSRNHGGNKYNSKFHDDKKCSKNLF; from the exons ATGTCGATGCAAATGGGAGACAGCAGTGATATGATCTACGGATCGAG CTCAGGCGGTGTCTTGGGCCGCATCAGGAGCCGGTCAGGACGGGAGAAAATCATTTGGGCGGTCAACATTGCCTTGGGCATCACTGTCTTCGGTTTCATCATCGGCGTTGCTGTCATACGGTCCAGAA TAAGCGACGACCTCCAACATATCACGGAGCTACGAGAACAGGTCCGGCAGTGCGAAGCAAACTACACGTCTTCGACGGTGTCGCCTTTTACGCCACCTCAAAATTGGACGTCTGAGACTACTTTAGCTCCTACAACACCCGGCCAAATAACCTCTATAAGGACTACAACAATGACTACCACTCATAAAACAGCCAAACCTAAGAGTACTACAGCCTCTGCGAGCACAACATCTGGCTCGACTTCAGAATCCTCGACTGGGACAAGTACAACTACTGAATCTCCAAAACCATCGACTGTGGCAAGTACAACTTCCGAGGCTCCAGAAACCACGACGGTAAAAAACTACAACTTCCGAGGCTCCAGAAACCACGGCGGTAAAAACTACAACTTCCGAGGCTCCAGAAACCACGGCGGTAAAAACTACAACTTCCGAGGCTCCAGAAACCACGGCGGTAACAAATACAACTCCAAATTCCACGATGACAAAAAATGCTCCAAAAACTTATTTTGA